One window of the Actinomycetes bacterium genome contains the following:
- a CDS encoding nucleoside monophosphate kinase, protein MLERLDQPDCAGGFVLDGFPRTIGQAQALDRHLAARGAALDAACYLKVPDDELWRRLAGRGRGDDDEHVIGHRLAVFRTQTRPVLDYYRDRGRLVVVDAVGPVEVVTERILAGLAGVGGGAGRANPS, encoded by the coding sequence GTGCTGGAGCGGCTCGACCAGCCCGACTGCGCGGGCGGCTTCGTGCTCGACGGCTTCCCCCGCACCATCGGCCAAGCCCAGGCCCTGGACCGCCACCTGGCCGCGCGCGGCGCCGCGCTCGACGCCGCCTGCTATCTGAAGGTTCCTGACGACGAGCTGTGGCGCCGGCTCGCGGGTCGCGGGCGAGGTGACGACGACGAGCACGTCATCGGCCACCGGCTTGCGGTGTTCAGGACCCAGACGCGACCGGTGCTCGACTACTACCGGGATCGTGGCCGCCTGGTCGTGGTCGACGCGGTCGGCCCGGTTGAGGTGGTCACCGAGCGAATCCTCGCCGGCCTGGCCGGCGTGGGCGGTGGGGCGGGCAGGGCCAACCCGAGCTGA
- a CDS encoding LLM class F420-dependent oxidoreductase: MRLGLHYWNYSTPSDPTKIAAALAETARTAEQAGVSSFTVMDHYFQMEQAAAADEPMLEGYTTLGYVAAKTERMTLGLLVTGVMYRYPGLLAKIVTTLDVLSGGRARLGIGASWYEREQLGLGVPVVPVAERFERLEETLQICLQMWSDTNGPFHGRHYQLAETLCVPAPIRRPHPPILVGGGGEKKTLLLAARYADACNLFGTSPDDVAHKLAVLRSHCDAEGRDYDSIDKTVLAVRPVLADVDAFIAAAGEYAALGVTEVQTMPDRHPVEFAEQIAERVLPRLAEVG, encoded by the coding sequence GTGAGGCTTGGCCTGCACTACTGGAACTATTCGACGCCGTCGGATCCGACGAAGATTGCTGCGGCCTTGGCCGAGACGGCGCGGACCGCCGAGCAGGCGGGGGTTTCCTCGTTCACCGTCATGGACCACTACTTCCAGATGGAGCAAGCGGCCGCGGCCGACGAGCCGATGCTGGAGGGCTACACCACGCTGGGCTATGTCGCGGCCAAGACCGAACGGATGACCCTTGGGCTGCTCGTCACCGGCGTGATGTACCGCTACCCGGGGCTCCTCGCCAAGATCGTCACCACCCTTGACGTGCTGTCCGGTGGCCGGGCCAGGCTGGGCATCGGCGCGTCGTGGTACGAACGCGAGCAGCTCGGCCTCGGTGTGCCGGTCGTGCCGGTGGCTGAACGGTTCGAGCGTTTGGAGGAGACGCTGCAGATCTGCCTGCAGATGTGGAGCGACACCAACGGTCCGTTCCACGGCCGGCACTACCAGCTGGCCGAGACGCTGTGCGTCCCCGCCCCGATCCGTCGGCCCCATCCACCGATCCTGGTTGGCGGTGGCGGGGAGAAGAAGACGCTGCTGCTGGCGGCGCGCTACGCCGACGCCTGCAACCTGTTCGGGACCAGCCCGGACGACGTCGCGCACAAGCTCGCGGTGCTGCGCTCGCACTGTGACGCCGAAGGTCGCGACTACGACAGCATCGACAAGACCGTGCTCGCCGTACGGCCGGTCCTGGCCGACGTCGACGCGTTCATCGCCGCGGCCGGCGAGTACGCCGCGCTCGGCGTGACCGAAGTGCAGACGATGCCTGACCGGCACCCGGTCGAGTTCGCCGAGCAGATCGCCGAGCGGGTGCTGCCCAGACTCGCCGAGGTTGGCTGA
- a CDS encoding helix-turn-helix transcriptional regulator: protein MDPAAAGELLAAQAGTLAPGVRDRLLGEAGGNPLALLELPRTLTSQQLAGSDPLPERLPLSARLAQVFLQRVRRLPQATQTLLLVAAAEDTGELATILAAGGVLAVDKEALEPAEQVGLVQVVDSTLAFRHPLVRSAIYQAATFTARQAAHRALIAVLQGGQQAERRAWHLAAPPPSPLMSAPRPRRGRGHARAGRRPHPGGGTPAAACTLLLEGARLLLDPDPDQATELLVLAAQAALAAGELDTLVNQIHPVVARLNAHRPGQEDVRVQRVARSLAAAGLVKVPPAAIAQDRSGEAATTWPPPAFTWTWPMLILVEPAVDNVTADQLSARSVEARRAAGTVSALTAALANLMLVEASLGRWQPAISHATEGLRLARETGQDTTAGYFLAWPAWLAAFQGRAEDCRRLAEEALAMAIPRRLLGVAGLAAWTLANLDLTEGRPAAALERLRALATPGHPTAYAPVALLATGQLVDAAAQAGALEGMEPFVARFERWAQRDQRTWTLVVARRCRALITQGPAAEQHYQAALAVEGMSTRPTELARTELAYGQWLRRARRRSDARVHLRTALELFVRLGAAPWAERARAELRASGQTARTRDPSTRQQLTPQERQVAGLASQGLTNQQIAEQLFLSSHTVGYHLHKLYAKLEITSRADLAQLDLDDAGH from the coding sequence TTGGATCCTGCGGCCGCTGGCGAGCTGCTGGCCGCGCAGGCCGGCACGCTCGCCCCCGGGGTGCGTGACCGGCTGCTCGGCGAGGCCGGCGGCAACCCGCTGGCCCTGCTGGAGCTCCCCCGGACCCTGACCAGCCAGCAGCTCGCCGGCAGTGACCCGCTACCTGAGCGGCTGCCGCTGAGCGCCAGGCTGGCGCAGGTGTTCCTGCAGCGCGTGCGGCGGCTGCCCCAAGCGACCCAGACGCTGCTGCTGGTCGCCGCGGCCGAGGACACCGGCGAGCTGGCCACGATCCTGGCCGCCGGGGGGGTGCTGGCCGTGGACAAGGAGGCGCTGGAGCCGGCCGAGCAGGTCGGGCTGGTCCAGGTGGTGGACTCGACGCTGGCGTTTCGGCATCCGCTGGTCCGCTCGGCCATCTACCAGGCCGCCACGTTCACGGCTCGCCAGGCCGCCCACCGAGCGCTCATTGCGGTGCTCCAGGGCGGGCAGCAGGCCGAGCGGCGGGCCTGGCACCTGGCCGCGCCGCCACCCTCGCCCCTGATGAGCGCGCCGCGGCCCCGCCGCGGCCGCGGCCACGCTCGCGCGGGCCGCCGCCCTCACCCCGGAGGCGGCACCCCGGCCGCCGCCTGCACCCTGCTGCTGGAGGGGGCCAGACTCCTCCTCGATCCGGATCCCGACCAGGCGACCGAGCTGCTGGTGCTGGCCGCCCAGGCGGCACTGGCCGCGGGCGAATTGGACACCCTGGTCAACCAGATCCACCCGGTCGTCGCCCGGCTCAACGCCCACCGGCCGGGCCAGGAAGATGTCCGGGTCCAGCGGGTCGCCCGGAGCCTGGCCGCGGCCGGGCTGGTCAAGGTTCCGCCGGCCGCCATTGCCCAGGACCGGTCGGGTGAGGCGGCCACCACCTGGCCGCCCCCCGCCTTCACCTGGACCTGGCCAATGCTGATCCTCGTCGAGCCGGCTGTCGACAACGTCACCGCCGACCAGCTGTCTGCGCGGTCGGTGGAGGCCCGCCGCGCCGCCGGGACGGTCAGCGCCCTCACCGCCGCGCTGGCCAACCTGATGCTGGTCGAGGCGTCCCTGGGCCGCTGGCAACCCGCGATCAGCCACGCTACCGAGGGGCTGCGGCTGGCCAGAGAGACCGGGCAGGACACCACCGCCGGCTATTTCCTGGCCTGGCCGGCCTGGCTCGCCGCGTTCCAGGGCCGCGCCGAGGACTGCCGGCGGCTGGCCGAGGAGGCCCTCGCCATGGCGATCCCACGCCGGCTCCTGGGGGTCGCGGGGCTCGCCGCCTGGACACTGGCGAACCTGGACCTGACCGAGGGCCGCCCAGCGGCGGCCTTGGAGCGGCTGCGCGCGCTCGCCACCCCCGGGCATCCGACCGCGTACGCGCCCGTCGCGCTGCTGGCCACGGGGCAGCTGGTCGACGCGGCCGCCCAGGCTGGTGCGCTGGAGGGCATGGAGCCGTTCGTGGCCCGCTTCGAGCGCTGGGCCCAACGCGACCAGCGGACCTGGACCCTTGTGGTCGCCCGCCGCTGCCGGGCCCTGATCACCCAAGGCCCGGCAGCCGAACAGCACTACCAGGCCGCCCTGGCCGTGGAGGGCATGAGCACACGGCCGACCGAGCTGGCCCGCACCGAGCTGGCCTATGGCCAGTGGCTGCGCCGGGCCCGCCGGCGCAGCGACGCCCGGGTCCACCTGCGCACCGCCCTGGAGCTGTTCGTGCGGCTGGGCGCCGCCCCCTGGGCCGAGCGGGCCCGCGCCGAGCTGCGCGCCAGCGGCCAGACGGCCCGCACCCGCGACCCCAGCACCCGCCAGCAGCTCACCCCCCAGGAGCGGCAGGTCGCCGGACTCGCCAGCCAGGGCCTGACCAACCAGCAGATCGCCGAGCAGCTGTTCCTGAGCTCCCACACGGTCGGCTACCACCTCCACAAGCTCTACGCCAAGCTTGAGATCACCTCCCGCGCCGACCTGGCCCAGCTCGACCTGGACGACGCCGGCCACTGA
- a CDS encoding ATP-binding protein — translation MLCGRREERAMLANLLAGARQGRSGVLVVRGEAGIGKHALLADAAEQADGFHLLRATGVESEVELPLAGVQQLLRPVGDRLDRLPAPQAEALRGAFGLVDVQANRFLVELGVFSLLTVVAAEQPLLCLVSQARWLDPASADALVFVARRLAAERVVMLFAARDGDVRQFHAGPARAASWWVGSCGRWRAAGRAGRHARPRGA, via the coding sequence ATGCTGTGTGGACGGCGCGAGGAACGCGCCATGCTCGCCAACCTGCTCGCGGGCGCGCGCCAGGGGCGCAGCGGCGTGCTGGTGGTGCGTGGCGAGGCTGGCATCGGCAAGCACGCCCTGCTGGCCGACGCCGCCGAGCAGGCCGACGGGTTCCACCTGCTCCGCGCAACCGGGGTCGAGTCCGAGGTCGAGCTCCCCCTCGCCGGCGTGCAGCAGCTGCTGCGGCCGGTCGGTGACCGGCTGGACCGGCTCCCCGCCCCGCAAGCCGAGGCCCTGCGGGGCGCGTTCGGGCTGGTCGACGTCCAGGCCAACCGGTTCCTTGTCGAGCTGGGCGTGTTCAGCCTGCTGACGGTGGTGGCCGCCGAGCAGCCGCTGCTGTGCCTTGTCTCCCAGGCCCGCTGGCTGGACCCCGCCTCGGCGGATGCGCTGGTGTTTGTGGCCAGGCGGCTGGCCGCCGAGCGCGTGGTGATGCTGTTTGCCGCCCGCGACGGCGACGTGCGCCAGTTCCACGCCGGGCCTGCCCGAGCTGCGTCTTGGTGGGTTGGATCCTGCGGCCGCTGGCGAGCTGCTGGCCGCGCAGGCCGGCACGCTCGCCCCCGGGGTGCGTGA
- a CDS encoding LPXTG cell wall anchor domain-containing protein, with translation MRRFMPLLGLAALTLLLAAPAHGAESFVMSCPVCDHVDVEATGLQPNTTLTLDIRDVRTGQPVIPNLTTVTTDRSGSFSREFPMDLAKHPLLMGSLYNRNGTDLVLAAHTRAQAPAHCKRATTLPYTGASSRLPAALAGALLGVGGLLVLLTRKRARRGSP, from the coding sequence ATGCGAAGGTTCATGCCGCTGCTCGGCCTGGCCGCCCTCACCCTGCTTCTCGCCGCCCCGGCGCACGGCGCCGAGTCGTTCGTCATGTCCTGCCCGGTCTGCGACCACGTCGACGTCGAGGCCACGGGCCTGCAGCCCAACACGACCCTGACCCTGGACATCCGCGACGTGCGCACCGGGCAGCCGGTGATCCCGAACCTGACCACCGTGACGACCGACCGGTCCGGCAGCTTCTCGCGCGAGTTCCCCATGGACCTGGCCAAGCACCCGCTGCTGATGGGGTCGTTGTACAACCGCAACGGCACCGACCTGGTGCTGGCCGCCCACACCCGCGCCCAAGCGCCGGCGCACTGCAAGCGGGCCACGACCCTGCCCTACACCGGCGCTTCCTCTCGGCTGCCTGCCGCCCTCGCCGGCGCGCTGCTCGGTGTGGGGGGGTTGCTCGTGCTCCTGACGCGCAAGCGCGCCCGTCGCGGCAGTCCTTGA